The Arachis hypogaea cultivar Tifrunner chromosome 16, arahy.Tifrunner.gnm2.J5K5, whole genome shotgun sequence genome contains a region encoding:
- the LOC112755339 gene encoding uncharacterized protein: MWKSLVGDDEEQGESLLGEDSGGLCSLSPTQRIYGFAACLIAGLACMLLSMIVFAKPIKFALLFTFGNVLAVGSTAFLLGPAQQLGMMLDNARVFATAIYIGCVVIALICALWIHDKLLTIIAIIIEIGALIWYSLSYIPFARRMVSELMIRLCDTEL, translated from the exons ATGTGGAAGTCTTTAGTTGGAGATGATGAAGAGCAAGGGGAGAGCTTGTTGGGTGAGGATTCAGGTGGCCTCTGCTCCCTCTCTCCAACACAG AGAATTTACGGATTTGCAGCTTGTTTGATTGCTGGTCTTGCTTGCATGTTACTG TCAATGATTGTTTTTGCCAAACCCATCAAATTTGCATTATTATTCACCTTTGGAAACGTATTAGCAGTGGGAAG CACAGCCTTTCTTCTTGGACCTGCACAACAACTCGGAATGATGCTTGATAATGCTCGTGTTTTTGCAACAGCCATATACATTGGATGTGTGGTTATAGCACTCATATGTGCGCTCTGG ATTCATGACAAGTTGTTGACTATAATTGCTATCATAATTGAGATTGGTGCTCTTATTTG GTACAGCTTAAGCTACATACCTTTTGCTCGTAGAATGGTTTCTGAGTTGATGATTAGATTATGCGACACAGAactttga